CcgtttatcgtgagtgctgggattttggggaagtatatatatatatgtgtgtgtaaagcaAACAATCTAAGCAATTGAATTTGTTTGGGTGTAGGGGTGCCTAATGTATCCCCCCCCACAGTGAATGttcctttccttgtcttttaattacagatgcaagaggatAGCCTAATGTGAATCATCCACGCTAGCATTGGATCATTCGGTTTTATCTCATTGCAGTGTTGCATTTACTGCTCAATTTTTGCTTgccagccttaagctggccatagacgcaaagatctgatcgtacaaatcgaggattcgtacgattttcggaccgtgtgtggagagtcccgacatttttcgtccggcggagatcggttgtttggtcgatcggacaggttaaaagatttctttcgGCTGCCGAtaaatctctgtgtgtattgccgatcatacagagggagactgtcactagctttggctACTTACagttactgtcaggggcagaacatcagctgatctgttcttttgtactttatttgatcggaatggttagtggcgggtcgggatatgggaaagtctgatcgtacgatgattcgtaagatcggatctttgcgtctatggccagcttaacactgtAATCAAAGTTCTTGCATCAGTTGGACCCCTGTCCTTACAAGAGTTGGGAAAATTGTTATAGTGTtgctttattaattaatttctcGGGTTGTTCCACCATGTTTTAACATTAATGTGCTTGGAGTTATAGTACAGCAACATTTGTATTGAGTAGAACTGGTACGGAAGGTATATGTCTCCTATAAAACTGGTAGAAGTAGGTGCATTTCACTTACAATCTAAGCAAGAGTACACTGTCATGCCCAGTTCATATTTCTAAAATTGGAGATGATGTAAAACCATTTGTGCACATAGAACAGAAATAAAGCTTTCCCACAGTGTCTTTGCTAAACAAACATACTAAAATTGACGTTTtagtgttatgtaataaaagttgcaaagcttGCAACCAAGTAACAGgtaatttactggtcacctctttgaaaacaaacatttgattggtagTTATGGATTACTTCAGCTGGGAAAATGTTGTctattattacattatccccaCAAAGAGAAAGTCATTCTTAATTACAGTGGAGATCAACATGTTTTAAAATGTCTTAACAAGGCCAAGCATATTTTAAccatggatgcaccgaatccacttttttggattcggccgaaccctttgcgaaagatttggccaaataccgaatcagaaccctaatttgcatatgctaattaggggtgggaaggggaaaacatttttttacttccttgttttgtgacaaaaagtcacatgatttccatccgcacccctaatttacatatgcaaattaggatttggttcggccaggcagaaggattcggccgaatcctgctgaaaaagccagaatcccgaaccgaatcctggattcagtgcatccctaattttaaccaAATGAGTATATCATAAATTCTAAtgcttcattttaaaatgtttttttttatacttgattTTTTCAGGAATGGAGGCTCATTGGTGTCTACTTTAAAGACTCTTCTCTTCTTTACCATCTTAATGATAATGTTGCCAATAGGCCTCTACTTTTCATCAAAGGTCTATGTGTTTGAAGGTCAGTATACTGGAGGCAGATTTTGTTATAGTTACTTAAAATCCTGTCTTGAAAAGCTGCACCTATTGGTAATACGGTACTGCACTTTTTTTCGTTTATATTTAGATTTCAGATTATGTTTCTGGGGTGTCTAACATGCATCCCTTTCATTTTATAAAACTGCAGTTCTCGGTTCTCtgtattctctatatatatatatatatatatatatatatatatatatgtatatgtatatgtatatatataatatatacaccaaATGAAcaggaacgcacaaccaaaaAAGGATCCAAAGGCTGTCTGCTAAATATGTAAATCTTCCCTTCAATGACGGCACTCCAAATACAATCAAGCTTAGACAGTCAGTTCAATTCATATAGGTTTAttttggtggaccaacgttttgattccacacaggaatcttcgtcaaaCCTATATGAATTGAACTGCCTGTCTAAGCTTGATTGTATTTGGAGTGCCGTGATTGaagggaagatatatatatattgtttgtggGAAAGGGCTTCAATAAAAGAAtgagttataaaaatatataaaaagtagcaatgaccaTAAAtgagccttacaaagcatttgttttttagatatggggtcagtgactcccatttgaaagctgtaaaaagtcagaagaagaaggcaaataattcaaaaactatttttaaaaaatggaaaccaattgaaaagttgccaatatgactttctataacatatgaaaagtttggTAAATGAACCATCCTTTAACTCCTGCAAGAGCAATACtttttaatatgcatttttagagggttatttagcaagggtcgaattttagagtttttttatacctcgaatgaaatCACAACTcgaattgtttctaatataagaaaaaactcgaatagaataaAATCAATTCAGCCAATTCGGGGTTAAcaatccaaaaactcaaattaatcgagtttttggcggtaaaaactcgaattgatttaATTCAGGGAAAACcttctggaaaaaactcgaacatcatgaaggctattaacatatttaaatggttcaaggaatCTCTGCCAGTGACTCCTACtttacctcgacaggttttagatggtgtattttcaaatttgagctatttccagggtcggggtatattacaaatcttgaaaaatgttttgttcttttttaacctgaaaatgtgacatttgaccaaaaacctttttttcccccctcttagGTACATATGGCATGTCTAACAGAGACAGTTACTTTTACGCAGCAATTGTGGCAGTGGTTGCCGTGCACGTGGTCTTGGCTATGTTTGTATACGTGGCATGGAATGAAGGCTCTCCGCAGTGGCGCGAAGGAAAACAAGACTAACGCCTCCCTTCTTCACATGAAACTTGGAATagtttgcatttttcatttaacGCTAAGTTTGTTTGTAAATGTCGAGGAGTTGTACACACTGTAACAAGGGAcgtttgtgtatattttttgcaATATGTGTTGACATTTCCTAAACTATTTCTGCCGCCATTTCAGATTTATGCTTTAGTGATAAGCCCTGCCTAGCTCAAGTGTTTCCTAGAGTATGTGCCCCTTCCATACTTGTCTATATGTAAAGCAGAAAAATGTTGGTCTATTTCCAAGCATCTGTTGTCCAACCCAACCCAACTTACACTTAATGTGATCTGTTGGTGACTAATGTGCTGTAGTCCTTTTATTCACTGAAGTTGGAAATGTTAAAATGATCTTCCTAAATAAACTGTTTTCCATATTGTAAAGGTTTCATTTTTTAACCCAGCAATGCTCTAAAGGGTCACAGTATTTTCCAATTATGATTGTCCAGTTGTATTTTACCAGTATACAAATTATGGGGGGagatgcttttttatttttcccccttCCTCCTATGAAGGTATAACAGACTTGCAATTTTACCTTACCTAAATTGCAGTAGTCAGAAGATGCCTTGCTAATACCTTTCCACTATTATCTCTTCTCCCCTTATAGTTTCCTCACACATAGCTTGCATGTACAGTGTATTGGTTACCCATTGTCCATGATACAATGTCACATGGCCACGAATGGAATACaggaaatttttatttattgaaaaatttacCACAGTCTTGTTTGTTGGAAATTTGTTGTGTTAAAGGAGTTGTCCAccttttaagttaacctttagggggttatttactaaactctgaatgcaaaaatcatgaaagatttgattttttttttatataaaatcggacttttagaaaataacaaatttttccaaatttattaaacccagaggatggaaaagtcagaatcagaaaatccggcatctcagacctgtcgaggttgcattaaagtcaatgggagaagtcccaatgattttttgatgtgtgctgggtatTTGgcaatccgaaaaaatcttgaaaatctgataaaaaaattttttcgcgaaagtgtattataataaataagcccaaaaaaacggatttggtctgagtttttttcagaaaatattgagataaattcggactttgataaataacccccatagtatgatgtagagagtgatattctgagacaatttgcaattggttttcagtttttattatttgtggtttttgagttatttagctttttattcagcagctctctagtttgccgTTTTAGCCAACTGGCTGCTAGCGTCCAacttaccctggcaaccatgcgttgatgtaaataagagacaggaatatgaataggagaggagctgaatataaagataattaataaaaagtagcaacaaatgtgttgccttgcagagcatttctttttagatgggggcagtgacccccatttgaaagctttaaagagtctgaagaaataattcaaacctctaccaaataaaaaatgaagaccaattgaaaagatgcttagaatgagccattctaaaAAATACTGAAAGTCAACGTAAAGATGAAGTCTGCAGGAACACCCACTCTTGCTTTTATTACCAGCTCATATATGGCTAATTGGCTGACATTTCTTCTTGCCTCTGCTAACGACTAAATAAAGCTAAAGGCTCACTAatagaaaagataaaaaatgtccTATTTGCAATTACTCATAATGCGCACTTAGCCCGTGTTTATGAAAACACTGCACAGATTTCTGGGAAAcgaaacaaataaaaatcaccTTACCTTAAAAGACCGGTAAACACCATAAAGAGAAAAACGGAATCCAATGTCTTTCAAGAATATCCACAGAACTGGATATATGTTTACCTGGATACAATATATTTGTACAAGATGGAAAAACACATACAAACTTCTCAGTGGGTGTAAAGTAAAATGTCTGCTGTCTCTCtttttttcaatgtttcaaaCGTGCACCTAACACCTTCATTTTCGTCTCACTGAAATTTGATAAAAGTGTTGTTTTGCCAAGTTAATCTTACTGTACTCATTTGGCACGGTCATCAATGAACCAGATCCTTGCCAGATTTGATTCTTTTGGTGCAGGCTTATCCAGTGCTGTCcttgcctaatggtttttaaacctgtctgatagaTCTCATCCCAGTTTTGGGCAGTTATCCTGTGGGCAGGTCTTCTGAGGGCCAACAAGCTGCCTAGTTGGCAGCTTTGGGCGGTGCATGGTCAGCTTTAAGGAATAgtccagtgtaaaaatgaaaactgggtaaatagatagtatgtgcaaaataaaaaaaaaaataggcaaaaatgtaatct
The sequence above is a segment of the Xenopus laevis strain J_2021 chromosome 8L, Xenopus_laevis_v10.1, whole genome shotgun sequence genome. Coding sequences within it:
- the vma21.L gene encoding vacuolar ATPase assembly integral membrane protein vma21, producing MERYDKAALNAADVPPPSFSQNGGSLVSTLKTLLFFTILMIMLPIGLYFSSKVYVFEGTYGMSNRDSYFYAAIVAVVAVHVVLAMFVYVAWNEGSPQWREGKQD